A section of the Humulus lupulus chromosome 2, drHumLupu1.1, whole genome shotgun sequence genome encodes:
- the LOC133816867 gene encoding histone H2B-like translates to MAPKAEKKPAEKKPAEDKKAEKAPAEKKPRAEKKLPKDASATDKKKKRSKKSVETYKIYIFKVLKQVHPDIGISSKAMGIMNSFINDIFEKLAQEASRLARYNKKPTITSREIQTAVRLVLPGELAKHAVSEGTKAVTKFTSS, encoded by the coding sequence ATGGCGCCAAAGGCCGAGAAGAAGCCAGCGGAGAAGAAGCCGGCGGAGGATAAGAAGGCCGAGAAGGCTCCGGCGGAGAAGAAGCCGCGGGCTGAGAAGAAATTGCCGAAGGATGCTTCGGCAACtgataagaagaagaagagatcgaAAAAGAGTGTGGAGACTTACAAGATCTACATCTTCAAGGTCCTCAAGCAAGTTCATCCCGACATCGGAATCTCCAGCAAGGCCATGGGCATTATGAACAGCTTCATCAATGACATCTTTGAGAAGCTTGCTCAGGAAGCCTCCAGACTCGCTCGCTACAACAAGAAGCCAACCATTACCTCTCGGGAGATTCAGACCGCCGTTCGCCTTGTTCTTCCCGGTGAGCTCGCTAAGCACGCCGTCTCTGAGGGCACCAAGGCTGTCACTAAGTTTACTAGCTCTTAG